From one Cellulosilyticum sp. I15G10I2 genomic stretch:
- a CDS encoding ABC transporter permease subunit encodes MDGASFIQILIKIYLPLSKPVIATLCLFYAVGRWNGFSDALMYMNKREFYPIQLLLYNILNNVNQVEVAMLEGFNQPGLSETLKSAAVMIATIPILMVYPRLQKYFIKGATLGAVKE; translated from the coding sequence ATTGATGGTGCAAGTTTTATTCAGATTTTAATAAAAATCTATTTACCATTATCAAAGCCAGTAATTGCTACACTATGTCTATTTTATGCAGTTGGACGTTGGAATGGCTTTTCAGATGCATTAATGTACATGAATAAGAGGGAATTTTATCCCATTCAACTCCTTTTGTATAATATTTTAAATAATGTTAATCAGGTAGAGGTTGCTATGCTGGAAGGGTTCAATCAACCAGGTCTTTCAGAAACTCTTAAATCAGCAGCAGTTATGATTGCTACAATACCTATCTTAATGGTTTATCCAAGGCTGCAAAAATATTTTATTAAAGGAGCAACACTTGGAGCGGTAAAGGAATAG
- a CDS encoding ABC transporter permease, whose amino-acid sequence MAYSQETALSKKTKSTLKKKEPISQKMKSAVNYIKHHWTLYLLLLLPLMYFIIFKYIPMTYIQIAFKKFSIVESVWEMEWANNYGFEYFIKAFSNRDFLYALRNTIMLNLLDLVVGFPAPIILALILNELTFKRFKRFTQTVVYMPHFLSWIIISGLALQLFAPTNGLVNIGLNRMGMESVPFLNSSAHWIWTYVYLGIWQSMGWNTIIYLAAITGISPELYEAASVDGAGRLRKIWHITLPGIRSTIIVLLILSLGRILGSDFDRPYALGNRLVSNVSDVIATFVYTNGIRGLQFSLTTAVGLFQSAVGVIFVIVANKIAKRFGERGIW is encoded by the coding sequence ATGGCATATTCTCAGGAAACTGCCCTTTCAAAAAAAACGAAATCAACTTTGAAAAAGAAGGAACCCATTTCACAAAAGATGAAATCAGCTGTCAACTATATTAAGCACCATTGGACGCTTTACCTTTTACTGTTGCTTCCATTGATGTATTTTATTATTTTTAAGTACATACCTATGACCTATATTCAAATTGCATTTAAGAAATTTAGTATTGTTGAAAGTGTTTGGGAAATGGAATGGGCTAATAATTACGGATTTGAATATTTTATTAAAGCGTTTTCAAATCGTGATTTTCTTTATGCGTTACGTAATACGATAATGCTTAATTTGCTGGATTTAGTTGTTGGATTTCCGGCTCCGATTATTTTAGCACTTATACTTAATGAACTAACTTTTAAGCGATTTAAACGTTTTACACAAACAGTTGTATATATGCCTCATTTTCTGTCATGGATCATCATTTCAGGTTTGGCACTACAACTTTTTGCACCTACTAATGGTCTTGTTAATATTGGATTAAACCGAATGGGTATGGAAAGTGTACCGTTTCTTAATTCTTCAGCACACTGGATATGGACCTATGTGTACCTTGGAATCTGGCAAAGCATGGGATGGAATACAATTATTTATTTGGCGGCAATAACAGGTATTAGCCCAGAACTTTATGAAGCAGCGTCAGTTGATGGGGCTGGCCGATTAAGAAAAATATGGCATATTACTTTGCCAGGGATAAGGTCTACCATTATTGTCCTTCTGATTTTGAGTTTGGGACGCATTTTGGGCAGCGATTTTGACCGTCCTTATGCTTTAGGCAATAGGTTAGTTTCAAATGTATCTGATGTTATAGCCACGTTTGTTTATACCAATGGTATACGAGGCTTGCAGTTTTCGCTCACGACTGCAGTTGGTCTTTTTCAGTCTGCTGTTGGTGTTATTTTTGTAATCGTAGCTAACAAGATTGCAAAAAGATTTGGCGAGCGAGGTATCTGGTAA
- a CDS encoding GntR family transcriptional regulator, whose amino-acid sequence MDIVKWTTAQITTGALQPGKKFHSENTLCKIFDVSRQTVRRALEELEQTGYVTRIKGSGTYISEKQPSAPYKPIVKYPLSKTVGIITTYLDSYIFPSIIQGIETILTDNGFTVQLTSTKNLIEGELRALQMMSENNLDGLIIWPTKSGLPCMNQHLYQTLYQKGFPLVFVDSFYAECPGTYVALDDEGAGKAAIAHLLEMGHREIAGLFPHSDQQGYLRYKGYVKAFTDLGLPIREEHIHWYSKENVEELLHSPRLWETLSSCTASFCFNDSLALMLIDLLRQKDIRVPEDFSIVGVDNTLMAKMGGLTSVIHPAESLGASVAKLLISMINGEEGQNILFPAELVIRDSVKRIEVEQFIQK is encoded by the coding sequence ATGGATATCGTAAAATGGACAACAGCTCAAATTACAACAGGTGCACTTCAGCCTGGAAAAAAATTTCATTCTGAGAATACGCTTTGCAAAATTTTTGATGTTTCTAGGCAAACTGTACGTCGTGCACTTGAGGAATTAGAACAAACGGGTTATGTCACCAGAATTAAAGGAAGTGGCACCTACATATCCGAGAAGCAACCCTCTGCACCCTATAAGCCGATTGTAAAGTATCCCTTATCCAAAACTGTCGGTATTATCACGACCTACCTAGACTCCTATATCTTTCCTTCTATTATCCAAGGCATTGAAACCATATTGACTGACAACGGCTTTACAGTTCAATTAACTTCAACTAAAAATTTGATAGAGGGAGAGCTCCGGGCCTTACAAATGATGTCAGAAAATAATTTAGACGGTCTCATTATATGGCCAACCAAAAGCGGATTGCCTTGTATGAATCAGCACCTTTACCAAACTTTATATCAAAAAGGCTTCCCCCTCGTATTTGTCGATTCTTTTTACGCTGAATGCCCAGGTACCTACGTGGCCCTTGACGATGAAGGTGCTGGTAAAGCAGCGATTGCACACCTCCTTGAAATGGGGCACCGAGAAATCGCAGGCTTATTCCCTCATAGCGACCAACAAGGTTACTTACGTTACAAAGGATATGTAAAGGCTTTTACTGATCTGGGTCTGCCTATACGTGAAGAGCATATACATTGGTATTCAAAAGAAAATGTAGAGGAGCTCCTTCATAGTCCCAGACTTTGGGAAACACTATCCTCCTGCACGGCCTCCTTTTGCTTTAATGACAGTCTGGCGCTTATGTTAATCGATCTACTTCGCCAAAAAGACATCCGGGTTCCAGAAGACTTTTCGATTGTAGGTGTCGACAACACGCTGATGGCTAAAATGGGAGGCCTTACCAGCGTGATTCATCCCGCTGAAAGTTTGGGTGCCTCTGTAGCTAAATTACTTATATCTATGATCAATGGTGAGGAAGGCCAGAACATATTATTTCCTGCTGAACTTGTCATACGGGATTCAGTAAAAAGAATAGAGGTCGAACAATTTATACAAAAGTGA
- a CDS encoding glycosyl hydrolase family 8, with protein MRNLFKELGYDETEIARRLDDIVKRMFYGSPEEKIYYTVEGDMGYVVDTGNYDVRTEGMSYAMMVFVQLDMKAEFDRIWKWTKTYMYLEEGENKGYFAWSVDPSGKKNAYGPAPDGEEFFAMALFFAGNRWGNGDGIFNYTQQAKDLLSVCIHKGENGEPGMPMWEPSNKLIKFVPNLDFSDPSYHLPHFYTLFAKWANEEDREFWLEAAKASRDYLIKSCHPQTGLAPEYATYDGEPKNHKNHHLFYSDSYRVVANIGLNALWMGHDEALAKCNERLQTFFCETVKGKEDYVYEVDGTRIEEKVLHPVGLIATNAMASLATSGDYSKACVKRFWDTPLREGDRRYYDNFLYLFAFMALSGRYIIWE; from the coding sequence ATGAGAAATCTATTTAAAGAATTGGGTTATGATGAAACAGAAATCGCCAGAAGGTTAGATGACATTGTTAAGCGCATGTTTTATGGCTCTCCAGAAGAAAAAATATATTATACAGTCGAGGGGGACATGGGCTATGTAGTGGACACAGGGAATTATGACGTCCGCACGGAAGGTATGTCTTATGCCATGATGGTATTTGTGCAGCTGGATATGAAAGCGGAGTTTGATCGAATCTGGAAATGGACGAAAACCTATATGTATCTCGAAGAGGGGGAGAATAAAGGTTATTTTGCTTGGTCAGTAGATCCAAGTGGCAAAAAAAATGCTTATGGGCCTGCACCTGATGGAGAGGAATTTTTTGCCATGGCTTTATTTTTTGCTGGAAATCGTTGGGGCAATGGTGATGGTATTTTTAACTACACACAGCAGGCAAAGGACCTTCTAAGTGTCTGCATCCATAAGGGAGAAAATGGAGAGCCTGGTATGCCTATGTGGGAACCTAGCAACAAGTTAATTAAGTTTGTTCCTAATTTGGACTTCTCAGATCCTTCTTACCATCTACCTCATTTTTATACTTTATTCGCCAAATGGGCAAATGAAGAAGATCGGGAGTTCTGGTTAGAAGCTGCGAAGGCCAGCCGGGATTATTTAATTAAAAGCTGCCACCCACAGACTGGCTTAGCCCCAGAATATGCCACTTATGACGGAGAACCTAAAAATCATAAGAACCATCATCTCTTTTATAGTGATTCTTATAGAGTTGTCGCTAATATTGGTCTTAACGCTTTGTGGATGGGGCACGATGAAGCTTTAGCAAAGTGCAACGAACGCTTGCAAACTTTTTTCTGCGAGACGGTCAAAGGCAAAGAGGATTATGTTTATGAAGTAGATGGCACACGAATTGAAGAAAAAGTACTGCATCCAGTAGGTTTAATTGCTACCAATGCCATGGCATCACTAGCTACTTCCGGAGATTATTCCAAGGCATGTGTTAAACGTTTTTGGGACACTCCCTTAAGAGAAGGAGATCGACGTTACTATGATAATTTCCTTTATTTGTTTGCATTTATGGCTCTTAGCGGACGTTATATAATCTGGGAATAG
- a CDS encoding DUF6544 family protein, with product MLWIVIVLIALAILVVYLAIPGGKLWKQYLTDVKISLIETNRQRSAQSLFTEDYVAKLPTLIRQHIINGGYLGKPFMNNMLIYFHNTKFRMSAGKTPIKIKFMQVNFVSRPDRHAFLTGRIAGIPLQAKDSMLDGFGSMTGVLAKLFQLFRSTGSEMDQGQLITALADAVYMPSLFLQEYVSWSVVDDHTVEGEITWKSVSAKGRFTFDNNGNIIRFDTNDRYMDQNGKGSLLVPWYVTYSDYKEQNGYRQPGSVSVNWMLPDGDDTYFVSDHIEVHYSINEANL from the coding sequence ATGCTTTGGATAGTAATAGTTTTGATTGCGCTGGCAATCTTAGTGGTATACTTGGCAATACCCGGAGGCAAACTTTGGAAGCAATATCTGACAGATGTAAAAATTTCTTTGATCGAAACAAATAGGCAAAGAAGCGCACAAAGTCTATTTACGGAAGATTATGTTGCCAAGCTGCCTACTCTAATCCGTCAGCACATTATCAATGGGGGCTATCTGGGAAAGCCCTTTATGAATAACATGCTGATATATTTTCACAACACAAAGTTTCGTATGTCAGCGGGCAAAACGCCAATTAAGATTAAATTCATGCAGGTCAATTTTGTAAGCAGACCTGACCGGCACGCTTTCTTAACAGGACGAATTGCGGGAATTCCATTGCAGGCTAAAGACAGTATGCTGGATGGATTCGGCTCTATGACAGGTGTACTTGCCAAGCTGTTTCAGCTTTTTCGTTCTACCGGGTCAGAAATGGATCAGGGTCAGTTGATAACAGCTCTGGCAGACGCAGTCTATATGCCTTCTTTATTTCTACAGGAGTATGTGTCATGGTCAGTCGTTGACGACCACACCGTTGAAGGTGAGATTACATGGAAGAGCGTTTCTGCTAAGGGAAGATTTACTTTTGACAATAATGGCAACATTATACGTTTTGATACCAATGACCGATATATGGACCAGAACGGGAAAGGCAGCTTGCTGGTGCCGTGGTATGTAACCTATTCTGATTATAAAGAGCAGAATGGTTACCGTCAGCCAGGAAGCGTTAGTGTAAATTGGATGCTCCCGGATGGTGATGACACCTATTTTGTGAGCGACCATATTGAGGTTCATTACTCAATAAATGAAGCAAATTTATGA
- a CDS encoding family 4 glycosyl hydrolase: MKGLNQKVTDITIAYIGGGSRGWAWTFMADLALEEKISGTIRLYDIDSKAAKTNEIIGNALSKREDTVGKWHYETKASLKEALTGADFVVISILPGTFVEMYSDVHEPEKYGIYQSVGDTAGPGGALRALRTIPMFVEIAEAIKTFSPKAWVINYTNPMTICVRTLYEVFPEIKAFGCCHEVFGTQKLLAHMCEEFLGIEKVDHRAIHVNVMGINHFTWFNEASFQGLDLFPMYEKFVDKYYEQGFNEPDKNWANSTFECAHRVKFDLFRKYGLIAAAGDRHLVEFLPPVYLKNPDTVESWKFSLTTVDWRIADLKQRMDRAKRLAEGEESLGNEPSGEDGILLIKALVGLERTISNVNIPNIGQIPNLPIGEVVETNALFSRDSIRPVFAGALPESISLLIAPHAANHADLLKAAMTGDKELAFKAFVNDPLVTLTEEKARVLFETMLQNTKKYLSVEFI; the protein is encoded by the coding sequence GTGAAGGGTTTAAATCAAAAAGTGACCGATATTACCATTGCATATATTGGTGGAGGCTCAAGAGGATGGGCTTGGACCTTTATGGCAGACCTGGCCCTTGAGGAAAAAATAAGTGGGACAATCAGACTTTATGATATTGATAGCAAAGCAGCTAAAACCAATGAAATTATTGGGAATGCTTTAAGTAAAAGAGAAGATACTGTAGGTAAATGGCATTATGAAACCAAGGCCTCGTTAAAAGAGGCATTAACAGGAGCTGATTTTGTGGTCATTTCTATTTTGCCGGGAACATTTGTGGAAATGTATTCAGATGTCCACGAACCCGAAAAATACGGCATCTATCAATCTGTTGGAGACACTGCTGGGCCTGGAGGTGCTTTAAGAGCGCTGCGAACTATCCCGATGTTCGTAGAAATTGCAGAGGCGATTAAGACTTTTTCACCTAAAGCGTGGGTTATTAATTACACAAATCCTATGACAATTTGTGTGAGAACGCTTTACGAAGTATTCCCTGAGATTAAAGCCTTTGGCTGCTGCCACGAAGTATTTGGCACTCAGAAGCTACTTGCTCATATGTGCGAGGAATTTTTGGGAATTGAAAAGGTAGATCACAGAGCTATTCATGTTAACGTAATGGGAATCAATCACTTTACATGGTTTAATGAAGCCTCTTTTCAAGGACTAGATTTATTTCCAATGTACGAAAAATTTGTAGACAAATATTATGAACAAGGCTTTAATGAGCCAGATAAAAATTGGGCAAACAGCACTTTTGAATGTGCCCACCGTGTAAAATTTGATCTCTTTAGAAAATATGGTTTAATTGCAGCTGCTGGGGACAGGCATTTAGTTGAATTTTTACCTCCTGTCTATTTAAAGAATCCTGATACTGTGGAAAGCTGGAAGTTTAGTCTTACAACAGTGGATTGGAGGATAGCTGATCTAAAACAACGCATGGATAGAGCCAAGAGACTGGCGGAGGGTGAAGAAAGCCTTGGTAATGAGCCTTCAGGAGAAGATGGGATATTACTCATTAAGGCCTTAGTTGGTTTGGAACGCACAATAAGTAATGTAAACATCCCTAATATCGGTCAAATTCCAAACCTTCCAATAGGAGAAGTAGTAGAGACGAATGCTTTGTTTAGCCGTGATAGTATTAGGCCAGTATTTGCTGGAGCATTGCCAGAAAGCATTTCTTTACTTATAGCTCCTCATGCTGCCAATCACGCAGATTTATTAAAAGCAGCAATGACTGGTGATAAAGAATTGGCTTTTAAAGCATTTGTTAATGATCCTTTAGTCACTCTTACGGAAGAAAAAGCACGTGTTTTATTTGAAACGATGCTGCAAAACACAAAAAAATATCTGTCAGTAGAATTTATTTAA
- a CDS encoding glycoside hydrolase family 88/105 protein, producing MKNIKKEIIEQKLDLVIQKLINLGGPENEEELKSGGEAVGFFKRDFGIAEWDWPQGVGIYGLLKVMEYQGKEDYKKFLYEWFKGNIADGLPSRNINTTAPLLTLAQLNESYQDKEFEDLCLDWANWLMNCLPRTKEGGFQHVTSANGDRQGVRLNESEMWIDTLFMTVLFLNKIGQQYKNQEWIDESIHQVLIHIKYLYNTHTGLFYHGWSFNRRDNFGGVFWCRGNSWFTLGILDYVDMFKGTLTSGVKTFIIDTYKAQVEKLKELQSKNGLWHTVLTDHSSYEEVSGSAAITAGILKGIRYGILDDSYLECAKKGVQAILKNIDKDGTVLNVSAGTGMGYSAEHYKNILIAPMAYGQSLTILALAEALNQAE from the coding sequence ATGAAAAATATAAAAAAAGAAATAATTGAGCAGAAACTAGACTTGGTAATTCAAAAGCTGATAAATCTTGGTGGACCAGAAAATGAAGAAGAATTAAAAAGTGGTGGCGAAGCGGTAGGTTTTTTTAAACGTGATTTTGGAATTGCAGAATGGGATTGGCCACAGGGCGTAGGGATTTATGGACTTTTGAAAGTCATGGAATATCAAGGGAAAGAGGATTATAAAAAATTTCTGTATGAATGGTTTAAAGGAAATATTGCAGATGGGCTTCCTTCTAGAAATATCAACACAACTGCGCCTCTATTGACACTGGCACAATTAAATGAAAGTTATCAGGATAAAGAATTTGAAGATTTATGCCTAGATTGGGCAAATTGGCTGATGAACTGTCTTCCAAGAACCAAAGAAGGCGGGTTTCAACATGTGACAAGCGCAAATGGTGACAGGCAGGGGGTCCGTCTTAATGAAAGCGAGATGTGGATTGACACTTTATTTATGACAGTTTTATTTTTGAATAAAATAGGTCAGCAGTACAAGAATCAGGAGTGGATTGATGAATCTATTCATCAGGTGTTGATACATATTAAATACCTATATAATACACATACGGGACTTTTCTACCATGGATGGTCTTTTAATAGAAGGGATAATTTTGGGGGAGTTTTTTGGTGCCGTGGGAACAGTTGGTTTACCCTTGGCATCCTAGATTATGTGGATATGTTTAAAGGCACACTAACCTCAGGAGTTAAAACATTTATTATTGATACGTACAAAGCACAAGTAGAGAAGCTAAAAGAACTGCAGAGCAAAAACGGATTGTGGCATACAGTACTGACGGACCACTCAAGTTACGAAGAGGTATCAGGGTCGGCTGCCATTACTGCCGGCATACTGAAGGGCATCCGTTATGGTATTTTAGATGATTCTTACCTGGAATGTGCGAAAAAAGGTGTTCAGGCAATCTTGAAGAATATCGACAAGGATGGAACTGTCTTGAACGTATCAGCTGGAACGGGCATGGGCTACAGCGCAGAGCATTATAAAAATATCCTAATTGCACCGATGGCTTATGGACAGTCGCTGACAATTCTGGCTTTAGCAGAGGCATTAAACCAAGCAGAATAG
- a CDS encoding sugar phosphate isomerase/epimerase family protein codes for MLVAARTHDYGKQPIDALAVLLKSEGIEAAQLVLPKAFSEINSYDEVTPKLVERIRQNFEEAGIKIHILGCYMDLGNPNDEVRRAAVETFRKCLAWNQILGASIVGTETAYPHLSCEEKRIWYPYMLDSIARLAEEAERLNVDMAIEPVYWHPLESLETTAAVFEKINSARLKMIFDPANVLEFPEINQEKYWKEWLDILGDKIEAIHMKDFIEGPHKEYCPVCLGEGVVRYSEIIQWMNKNKSDIVAVREELNPKTAQKDILYMKDLWKRYP; via the coding sequence ATGTTAGTAGCAGCCAGGACCCATGATTATGGGAAACAGCCAATTGATGCGCTTGCAGTATTATTGAAATCAGAGGGAATTGAGGCAGCGCAGCTTGTACTGCCAAAAGCATTTTCGGAAATAAATTCCTATGATGAGGTAACGCCGAAACTGGTAGAAAGAATCCGACAGAATTTCGAAGAAGCAGGCATCAAAATCCATATCTTGGGTTGCTATATGGATCTTGGGAATCCAAATGACGAGGTACGCAGGGCAGCAGTGGAGACATTCAGGAAGTGTCTGGCATGGAATCAGATTCTGGGGGCATCTATTGTAGGAACGGAGACGGCATATCCCCATTTGAGCTGCGAGGAGAAGAGAATTTGGTACCCCTATATGCTGGATAGTATTGCACGGCTTGCAGAAGAAGCAGAACGTCTGAATGTGGATATGGCTATCGAGCCAGTATACTGGCATCCTCTGGAGAGTTTAGAGACGACAGCTGCTGTGTTTGAAAAAATAAACAGCGCTCGTCTAAAAATGATTTTTGACCCTGCGAATGTGTTGGAATTTCCAGAAATCAATCAGGAGAAATACTGGAAAGAATGGCTGGATATACTTGGAGATAAAATAGAAGCCATTCACATGAAAGATTTCATAGAAGGACCTCATAAAGAGTATTGCCCTGTTTGCCTTGGGGAAGGCGTAGTCCGTTACTCTGAGATTATACAATGGATGAATAAAAATAAATCTGATATTGTAGCTGTAAGAGAAGAATTAAATCCAAAAACAGCTCAAAAAGACATTTTATATATGAAAGACCTCTGGAAAAGATATCCGTAA
- a CDS encoding YesL family protein — MSRLFAMDGKLNHFMGQIADLVLLNLLWLIFCIPIVTIGASTTALQYVVLRMARNEESYIFASFFQAFKDNLKQSTIIWGILLLISSILYFDFYFSSHIQVASARIMFIPFALIAFLTVITANYIFPILAYFKNSTKKVFKNSLLMSLAHLPYTLLITAVSLLPVFLLLIGDLVIAMFINVIIGIAFSAWINAHIFRKLFDRYMV; from the coding sequence ATGAGCCGATTATTTGCAATGGATGGTAAACTAAATCATTTTATGGGGCAGATAGCAGACTTAGTACTGCTCAATCTCCTATGGCTTATCTTTTGTATTCCGATCGTAACGATAGGCGCATCGACTACAGCACTCCAATATGTGGTGCTTAGGATGGCGAGAAATGAGGAATCATATATTTTTGCCAGTTTCTTTCAAGCTTTTAAAGACAATCTAAAACAGTCTACAATCATATGGGGGATTCTTCTTCTGATTAGTAGTATACTTTATTTTGACTTTTATTTTAGCAGCCACATACAGGTGGCAAGTGCAAGAATAATGTTTATTCCCTTTGCGCTGATTGCATTTTTAACGGTTATTACGGCAAACTATATCTTTCCAATACTTGCCTATTTCAAGAACAGTACTAAGAAAGTATTTAAAAACTCACTGCTCATGTCACTTGCTCACCTTCCTTATACGCTTTTAATTACAGCAGTTAGTTTACTTCCCGTATTTCTGCTTTTGATAGGTGATTTGGTTATTGCAATGTTTATTAATGTCATAATCGGAATAGCTTTTTCTGCATGGATCAATGCACATATATTTCGAAAACTGTTTGACAGGTACATGGTCTAA